One Nicotiana tomentosiformis chromosome 4, ASM39032v3, whole genome shotgun sequence genomic window carries:
- the LOC138909988 gene encoding uncharacterized protein, with amino-acid sequence MIQGGSGIDTTDQVSHYAYKLNVLASAIDVEPLYTLPPTSAKPLVEKFMVEEHTRDLGKEKEEEVVISHEEHVAQNIVNKEGKSENGGVSGDEKESDTQDKTGEQANNSAEEENHSEEEEVSESEGEDQEQVDESEEGNDESEKEEGNESEESEGSMTIGNTVIASSEEIGEETRAQEPGSLLAPFTGDEEVSSDEDDVPLSEVGKKLRKTTEKATKTTILTRNKVVPSARTPLTRSKRKFVDEQIMKESRSAKKRKKKASIVEPVVEVDGEDESHSSFLAKSTTPKKRGAKVTKPATSSARASRGKTRKNISAAVDRLIEFRNRKILNGKILANIDEKGMAQLVEKLEL; translated from the exons ATGATTCAGGGGGGATCAGGTATAGACACTACTGATCAGGTATCACATTATGCTTACAAGCTAAATGTTTTGGCTTCTGCTATTGATGTTGAACCCCTATATACTCTTCCACCTACGAGTGCGAAGCCACTAGTAGAGAAATTCATGGTAGAAGAACATACAAGGGACTTGGGAAAGGAG aaagaagaagaagttgtGATCAGTCATGAGGAACATGTAGCTCAAAACATAGTCAATAAAGAAGGAAAGAGTGAGAATGGGGGAGTATCTGGAGATGAGAAGGAGAGTGATACACAGGATAAGACAGGTGAACAGGCTAATAATTCTGCAGAAGAAGAAAATCATAGTGAAGAAGAGGAGGTTTCTGAAAGTGAGGGAGAGGATCAAGAACAGGTAGATGAGAGTGAAGAAGGTAATGACGAGAGTGAGAAAGAAGAAGGGAATGAGAGTGAGGAATCTGAAGGCTCTATGACAATTGGAAACACTGTCATAGCCTCTTCAGAAGAAATTGGTGAGGAGACGAGGGCTCAAGAACCTGGGTCTCTATTGGCTCCCTTCACTGGAGATGAAGAAGTTAGCAGTGATGAAGATGATGTGCCACTATCTGAGGTAGGGAAGAAACTCAGAAAGACCACTGAGAAAGCTACAAAGACAACAATTTTGACAAGGAACAAAGTGGTTCCTTCTGCTAGAACTCCTCTCACAAGGAGTAAAAGAAAGTTTGTTGATGAACAAATTATGAAGGAGTCCAGAAGtgcaaagaagagaaagaagaaggcTTCAATTGTGGAACCTGTTGTTGAGGTAGATGGAGAAGATGAATCTCATTCATCCTTTCTAGCAAAATCTACAACACCAAAGAAAAGGGGAGCCAAAGTCACCAAACCTGCTACCTCTTCTGCAAGGGCTAGTAGGGGAAAGACAAGGAAGAATATTTCAGCTGCAGTTGATCGACTCATAGAGTTTAGGAATAGAAAAATACTAAATGGGAAGATTCTTGCGAACATTGATGAGAAGGGAATGGCTCAACTGGTTGAGAAACTTGAGCTATAG